The sequence below is a genomic window from Flagellimonas marinaquae.
TTATATCTTCTCGTTCGCTGGCGTTAAATAGTTTGGAACGGTCACTTACATTATCGAAATACAAGATATATCTATAATACGGCCATATATTGCTTTCCCTAAAGTCTGACTGAAAATATTCATGTTGTCCCAAAGCTGCTTTTAATGGCGTTCTTTCCACTTTATCTTTAGTTGCTATAATGCCAAATATGGACTTTTGCCAAGGTATTTTGGATTCCCCCTCCAGTTTGATGGAAATGTTTTCTGGCCATTTGTCATTGGTTATGGTTATGCCCTTCCAAGGTTGACTCAAATCATCATCCACCACGATTCTCCAATGATCGTTCAGCTCCTTTTTAAGTCTTTCCGCAACCTCATCAACAAACTGTTTGGTCATTTCCAACTCAACATCAGAAATTAAATTGCTTATAGTCTGAGCTGCGTTGTAATTCTCCTTGACAAGTCTGTGCATTTCCTTTTCCATTGCTTTATCGGTTAATTGATTGGTCAGTTTCTTTAGTAAAATGATGTATTGCTTAATGGACTCCCTGAGAATTGGGTCCTCCGCTGATTCCTTTAAACAAGCCTCCAGCCATTCTATTATATCGTTCTTATACGATATGAGATAATAGTCCTTGTCCGCAACCAAGTCTCCTTTACTCGCCTCTGAAGCATCTGAACCACCAAGCGTTAAGTAGTATACCGTGTTGTTTTCTTTGTTATGATTACAATAGCGCTGTAGTTGCACATTCTGGTCGGCTGCATAAATTTTATTCTCAATGCATATACTGTTGACTTGGTCGGTAATGTAAATATCTACTCTGCCTCCCTTCAGATTAACATCGTCTCGTTTTCCTATATCCTTTTCTAATCTAACACGGGCTTTATCTAGGTCGATAGTACTGTCACCGACCGTTTCTAAAAACAGCTTTAAAAACAAATTTCCTTTTAAATGTGAGCCTTTTGGTTGTAGTAGTTCCCCTAAAAAAGCAGAATGTGTGCCATTCTCTTTGTGCTCCATTTTTAGGATGGAGAACACATTAAAGTTTTCCCCTTTTAATCTCGACACCTCATTGTGGTGGGCAATGATTCGTTTGGCATCTCGGATAAGTTTTTTCTCGTTGGTGAAAATCATGTCAATTATTCTAAACAAACATCTGCTGCAACAGCCCTTTTTTAAACTTTTGGGTTTTCTCTATTTGGGTGCTTACCACAGCTATTTTTGTATCGATGGCACTTAAGAAGTTAGCGATTTGGGTTTGTTCTTCTACAGAAGGTATTGCTATTTCGATTTCTTCAACATATCTAAAGTATAAATTTGAAACATTCCCGCCTTCAACACGTTTAGCCAATTGTTTTTTTAACATTGAATTTATGTAATAGGTCAAAAACAATCCATTTTCAGCAGTATTATATACAGAAATCATTTCGCCAATAGCTACCCCAGATAGGGGTAAATAACTACAGTTTGCAAAATCTAAAGGGTCTTCTCCTACACGAGGTACTAATACTTCTCCACCTTTGCTAAATTTCAAATTTTCAGGCTTAACATTAGTAAAAGATTTTATTTCTTTTATTTCTTCACCATAAGTACTATATAACTCTCCATATCTAACACAAGGTGTTTCTGCATCAGGTTTAATTGTAGATTTTGGTGCCCCCTTTCCATAATAAAAGTATCCGAAATCCTTTAATTTTCCCTTTCTAATTTCATCATCTTTGAATTTTTCTAATCTTTTTTTGTAACTCAAAATTTTTTGAATCACACCCTTCTTATAATCTTCCAACAAACATTGTTTTTGTTGTAATTGAGCTATTTTTTTATCAACAGATGAAAGAAAAGAGGCTATTTTTTGTTGTTCGGTAAGGGATGGAAAACCAATTTTAAATTCCTTAATCTGTTTGGCACTAATATGAGGAATACCCGAGCTTGTGTTTACAACATCAACATATCGATGAAATCTACTTGAAAAAATATTCAAATAAATAAATCTAATATCAGAAGTTTTCTTTGCTCTTACTCTGGAAACCCTTTGTATTAATAGAGAACCTTCATCAGCTACGTTAATTAAAGCAACATTCTTACCAACTTTTGAACCATCCATTCCTAAGACTAAATCATTTTCTTTGAGAATGTATTTCTTCAATTTCTCAATTTCATTAGTGTAATATCTATCTATATCTTCACTGTGTCTTATATGTCCTTCGGTAATATTAATACCTCTTAGTAAAGGTGTACCTGTTTTATCTTCTGAAATATCATCCCCTTTGAAAGCATACCCTGATAATAAATCAATATGATTCTCCAATTGCTCATAATTCCATTCCCCCGAAAACTCAGCAAACCGTAATTTCGGCACCCGTTTTTGTTCTTCCATAATTAAAACGGTGTTTTAAGATTAAGCTGCTTACAGAAATCGGCTATCACCGCATCGGTTTCGGCCATATCCTTTTCCAAAGCTTGTAGTTCATTGGCTACGGCATCCAAATCCACAGGTTCATCTTCCTCAAAGGAGTCCACATAGCGGGGTATGTTCAGGTTGTAATCGTTGTCGGCCACCTCGTCCAAACTCGCTACATAACTAAATTTGCCTTGGGCACTTCGGGTGCGGTAAGTATCAATAATGGCATCAATATGTGCTGCATTCAGTTTGTTTTTATTGCCATCTTTTTCAAAACCCTGTGAGGCATCAATAAACAAAATGTCATCGTTGTGTACCCTGCATTTGCTCAACACCAAAATACAGGTGGGGATGCTGGTGCCATAGAAGACATTGGCGGGCAAACCTATCACGGCATCCAAATAATTCAGTTCCTTTATCAGGTATTCCCTAATCGTGCCTTCGGCACTGCCCCTGAACAATACACCATGCGGTAACACGCAGGCCATGGTGCCGTTTTCCGCCAATTGGTACAGCATATGTTGTACAAAGGCAAAATCGGCCTTACTAGTGGGGGCCAAACGCCCGTATTGGCTAAAACGCTCGTCGTTTTCGTTCAAGGGGTTATTTTTACCTTTCCATTTGGCTGAAAATGGCGGATTGGCCACAATGGCCTCAAAGCGCATATCCAAATGTTGGGGTTGTTCCAGCGTGTCCTCCTGCCTAATGTCAAAATGCCTAAAATGGACATCGTGCAAGATCATGTTCATCCGTGCCAAATTGTAGGTAGTCCGGTTGAGTTCCTGTCCGAAAAAATCATCCACGGGCACTTCCCTGCTCACACGCAACAGCAAGGAGCCAGAGCCACAAGTGGGATCGTACACGCTTTTAAGGCGTTTTTTGCCCGTGGTCACAATTTTGGCCAGTATCTTGGAGACTTGCTGAGGTGTATAAAACTCTCCTGCCTTTTTGCCCGCTCCACTGGCAAACTGGGAAATCAGGTACTCGTAAGCATCGCCGAGCACATCCGCCTCGGTATCTTCCAAGGCAAAGTCTATTTTATCCAAATGAAACAGCACTTTGGAGATAAGGCTGTTTCGGGCTTCGGTACTTCTGCCCAGTTTGGTGCTGTTCAGGTCCAGATCCTCAAAAAGTTTGTTGAAATCGTCCTCGCTTTCCGTACCCATGGTGCTTTGCTCAATACTGTTGAGAATGCTTTCCAGATCGGCCAGGATAAAATTGCTCTCGTTCTCGGTATTGGCATTGCCCTTTTTGGCGATGGAGCTAAAGAGTTCATCAGGTTTTAGGTAGTACCCCAATTTTAATAAGGATTCCTCTTTAATGGCCTCCAGATCGCCAGTATCGGTGACCAAAAGATAATCCTTAATTTCCTCGGTTTCCAATAACGTATTGGCGTATAGGTATTGTTTTTCGGAAAGGTATTTGTAGAAAATAAAGCCTAGAATATAATCTCTAAACTCGTCGGCATCCATTTTGCCCCTCAACTCATTGGCAATGTTCCATAATTGCGTTTCCAGCAGTTTCTTTTGTTCTTCGGACATGAAGTGTATTTAATTTTGGGTAGGGGAAATCGTATTATTCCCAAATATATGGAAACATTCGGTTTTAAGGGTAGCCTAGGTTGTTTGAGTGGTGTACTCCGTTAGTTAAGGGCGGAGCCATCCACTCGATTGGTACTATTTTTTATTGCTTCTTAAATGATGTAATCCAATTTGTCATATATTCAATTACATCACTAAAAGTCAATTCATATATATCTTTTGGATTATAGCCTTCTTCTTTTAAAATGTCTTCATAATCAAATTCAAATTCGTTGAATGCAAGCCACATTTCTTTATGTCTCGGAATATCATTATTTGTTGGCTTAAACCAATCTCTCACGACTTTAATAATATTCTCTGGATTGTTTTTATGAGCTTTAATATCATTTCCAGAAATATCAGAAATTACTCTTTGATATCTATACTGTTCCTTTTCTAAAATCAGAAATTTTTTGTTTTGGTATTTCTGTGGATTTGAGAGTTTAATTCCAAAATCAATACCACATTCAAACGGCACATTGAACCTAGGTAATTTATCCTCGGTCAAAGGTTCCATTCTTGATAAATCGTGAATTGAGAATTTAGAATCCTCCATCATTTCTTTTATTTTATGAAGTCTAACTTCTCCTGAGTCCGAAGTTTCCGAAATGCGAGGCTTTAGTCCGATGTAGATTAAAGTAAAAAGTAAAGGCTTTAATAATTTAAAATATTCGTTATCAAATGGACAATTGACAAATACGCTTTTTGAATCCATATTTATCTTTTCTTTTTATTGGATTGGATAGTTCCGTCCTTCTTGTGTACGACTATTCTTTCTGCACTTTTCACATTTTTAGCAGCTTTTATAGCGCCTTCTTTCGTAGGTCTTACGGCTGTTGACCTTGTTGCACCTTCCTTTTTAACAGACCATCCATCTTTGCTAGGAACAACGTGGACTCTGTTGCTATTTGACGAAGCAGCTTTGGTAAACTTCCCAGTTAACTTACTTCTATCGGTTTTTTTTGCCATAAATCCATTTTTAAATTACTGCCAATTTGTTTATATCCCCAACTTTCCTTGGCATTTACCACCAATTCGTGTAGCCTTATCCATTATTCTAAAATGCGAAGCATAGTTCCCGCTGTTCAAGGGCTTGTGTACGTGTCTGCTGAAGGAGGAAAGGTTATTGTTGGTCGTTTTTTAGTATTCAAATTTTTTCATTTCAGTTCGTATTTGCATTATTTGCTTTTGTAACTCATTATCAAATACGTGATATCCATCTGCTATGTTTTTCATTGCGGCTCCCATAAACCTCTCTGCATTCAAATAAATATCGTAAGCTTCTTTTTCGTGTTTAGTTCCTTTATAATTTAAATATTGATGAAAGGTTTTTTCAACATTGTCAGAATAAGGCCCTAATGAATTTAGTGTGTCATAAAAGTTTGAAATGATTTGATTTTTAGAAAAGTCTGACTGCAAATCAAAATAGAGACTAATAGCATTTGCAATACTAAATGAGGCGTTATTTGCCAAAGCAATCTTTTCGTCAATTTGATTGAGCAGATTTTCATTCAATTGTTTTCCTACATCAGTTTCATATTCTTCATATCGACCATACAAAACCATAAGTTGTGATAATGCATCTGAAAACAAACTATATTGCATCACAGCAGCTTCGGCTGCTGATAATTTTTTCAAAAAGAATTGTTTCTCCAATTCATATTTGTGCTCTTTGCTTTTTTGAAATATTTCCAAACCTTTACTGATTACAACTGTCAAAATCGAACCAATTAGTCCACCAAGAGCTCCAATTAAATAATTATCCATTTCTTTTGTTCAAATTACTCCAATTGTTAGGCTGTGAGTAGTTGCGTGATTTAGTCCGAAACTTTGCATGTACGCACCAAACTGAAAATCCTTGAGGTTTTTTATAAGTAGGTGTCAACACGCAATTACTTCATAGGAGCCATTGTTGGGCACAGTTATTTGTTTTTTGATAATTCCCAATCATCAATTTTCACTAGTACAATTCCATATTTATCATCGGTGAAAATAGGTTCTTCAAGTCCCCAATATATCCAATATATAGTTGTGCCATCAGAATTTTCTTTTGAGCTGTTAGTTCCATTTTTAGTATAAACTACTATCTTATCTCCAGCTTTAACCTTTTTTGGTGCGAACCAATATGCAGATTTGGCTTTATTATAAAAACCTCCAGAAGAACCAAAGCTTGTTCTAAAGAGTTGATAAAATTTGAGTTCACAATCTTTAACCACATTAAATCCGATTCGTTCTTCTTTCAAAACTCCACGGTCGCTTATTCCAGATATTTTTAGCTCCATTTTTTTACAAGTTTTGATAAAATTCCACCTACAATTAAAACTCCCCCAGAAACCAAGAATATCCAACCTTTTTTGTCAATTTCAAAAAGAGATGCTAAACCAATTAGTCCTGAACCAATAGCTAGGCAAAAGCTATATAGGACTTCTAGAGAATTATGCGTTTTCAATTTTTCTTCAAGAACAGCTTTTTCTTTATCTACTTTATGAAATTTTGATTCTGTTAGCTGTAATTCTGAAACTTGTATTTCAAGCTTATCTATTTCACTGATAAGTAATTTTTGAACTGCTGGATTAGACAAGTCCTCATCAGCTAGTTCTCTTCGTAGTTTGGAATAAGGTCTTCCAGGGACATAGCTCGAGGACTCCTCTTCTGCGCCCTTGCCTGTGTCTTTTTCTATTTCAGGTTCTTTCATTTTTTCCTAATTGTGCCCAACTTGTATATATACTGAATTTTCTTACGCATACTGCCAAAGAGGCTTGCTATACCCAAGTTTTGTAATTGAATGCAAAGCATAGCCTTATTGTCGTTCAATAAAGTTTTGGGGGAGATGACGATAAATGTAAGAATTTTCTAAGACAAGAAAATGTCGAATTCTGTAAGGAAATTTAAAAAAGAGAAAATCAATAAGTTGAAGGAAGCCAGAATTATTGATTTTTAAATGAGTCTGACGCAAAAAAATCTTTTAGGCTTATATTAACCATTCTGCAAAACCTACTGATTGTGTGTATTGAAACTCCTCGGTTATCATTAACACTTTCCCACCTGTTTAAAGTTTGCCTTTCTAAATCATTATTTTCTGCAAACCTTTTTTGATTAGGGTCAGCATTTATGCGCAATTCCTTGATTCTATGCGCAATTTTATTGTTCAATGCAATATCCTCTGGTTTTAGCTTACCCATATTGCAATTTTCATTTAATTGTAAAAAAATATGTAGGCCATTTGGTTTACATTTTTATATTTCGTTATATTTGGAACTGAATACATACATTTGCGATTCTTCGTTTAGAACATATTTGAAGCTTTCGCTTAGAGTCCTTAAATAGAAAACTGGTAATTTTTGCAACAGGACAATAAGCAGATTGCTCACGACCCGGGCGTGGGCTCTCTTATCGTTGCACGGTATCACCAGTACCTCTATTTAGATAAGTTGAGTCCCGCGCCTTTTTTTGGTGTATTGGTTCATTGCAACTTTCTTCTTAGCGTTTGGTTTCTTTGGTCCTTTCGGAGCATCGCCCAACCAACTGGGTTATGGGAAACATTTGGCAACTTTTTTCTGTGGGATTCACACCGTGTTTTTGTTCCATTTTTGGGGCCGCGCACTCGGTGTTTGATATCCTGTTTAGAAAGAAGCCAAAGAATCCCGTCTAATCCTTGGGCCACGGTTGTGGGATACACGTTGCACATTTTTCCGGTTCACGATATCCTTTTGTCCCACAATCAACGACTACACTTTTAGGGCAATCGGCCCAATCACGAAACCATGGTCTTTTTTGGTTTAGGAATCCTATTTCCGAGAGCGTTTGCTCCTTGGACAGGATGGCCTATGTCCGAACCTAAATGCCCTAAGGTAAGTTACGACATTGTCGGGACTTCGGGGGCAGTGCAAACAAAAAACCTCCGGACAGGGTAGCAATTGTCCAGAGGCACGATTCAATTCTAACTAACTGTTAAAAATCAAACAACTCAAAATTATGAAGATACTATGGATAGATGCGAACAGAATTTCCCTGTTCCTGATCATCAACATGCTGCTGGCTCTGTGGCCATCAGAAACCTTGGAGGCCGCACTGGCCTCGCCTCCCCAAGCTACTGTTACCGGTGCCGTTACGGATGCTGACGGAAACCCGCTCGTCGGGGTAGGTGTTCAAGTGGTGAATACCCAACGGGGCACGATTACGGATATGGATGGTTCGTTTACCATTCAAGCCAATCCTGAAGATACTCTATACTTTTCAATCATTGGCTTTAAGCCCTTGAAAGTTGGCATCAAGGCTAGGAATGTGGTCAACGTCCAAATGGAGGAAGATGTCACCCAATTGGGGGAAGTAGTGCTCAATGCGGGTTACTATACCGTTTCCAAGCGGGAACGTTCCGGGAACATTGCCACAATCAAGGCTGAAATGATGGAAAAGCAGCCCGTGGGCAATCCCTTGGCCGCCATGCAAGGGCAGTTGTCCGGGGTCAATATCGTGCAGAACACCGGGGTGCCCGGTGGGGGCTTTACCATCGATATCCGTGGCAGGAACTTTATCAATGGGGCTTCCGATCCCCTTTTCATCGTGGACGGGGTGCCCATCAGTTCACAGTCCTTGGGGTCCAACGATGTTTCTGGGCAGATATTGGGCGGGAACACCAGTCCGCTGAATGCCATCAACCCCAACGACATTGAGAGCATAGAGGTGCTCAAGGATGCCGATGCCACCGCCATTTATGGGTCCCGTGGGGCCAATGGGGTGGTCTTGATCACCACCAAAAAGGGTCGGGTCGGGGAGACCCGTTTCAATGCCCAAATGAGCTCTTCGCTGGGAAGGGTCACGAATTTTCTGGATTTGTTGAATACCCAACAATATTTGGAACTTCGCCGTGAGGGCGTGGTCAATGATGGTTTTGGGGATTTTTTGGATAATCCCGCCTTTGATTTTGCATGGCCCGATATCAAGACTTGGGACAATGACCGGTATACCGATTGGCAGGACGAGCTGATCGGGCGAACGGCCTATCGGAACAATCTGCAATTGTCCGTTTCCGGGGGCAGTGAACGCACCCAGTTCCTGATTAGTGGTTCCTACCTAAAGGAGACCACGGTATTCCCCGGGGATGCCAATTATAAAAAGGCCAATGTGAACAGCAATATTTCGCATCAATCGGATAATGGGCGTTTCAAGATCAATCTGTCCACGCTCTATACCCGAGAGGACAATCTGATGCCTCGGTCGGACCTGACCAACGTGGCCTATACCCTGGAGCCCAATGCCCCTGAAATCTATGATGGGGAAGGAAACCTCAATTGGGAGGACAATACCTTTGACAATCCCTATGCCGCACTTGAGGAACAGTATGGGCAGGCGAGCCATACGCTGATTTCCAATGCTTTGTTGTCCTATGCCTTGCTGCCCGATCTTGAGGTCAGGACGAGTTTGGGCTACAATCGGTATCAATTGGATTCCTACCGTACCTTGCCCAGTTCCGCAGTGAACCCTGGACGTGGGTTGACGCCACAGACCTATTCTTCTTTGACGCTGAATTCGGCAGATCGTGAATCCTGGATCGTGGAGCCCCAGATCAGTTGGAAGCCCAGATGGAACACCTTCGATGTAGAGGTGTTGTTGGGGTCTACCTTTCAAAAGGAGACCGCCCAGCAGTTTGTGCAACGGGGGACCGGATATCCCAATGACCTGTTGATCCAAAACCTTGCTGCGGCCAGTACCGTGGAGGTATTGGGGGACACCGATAGCGAATATGCCTATACGGCTGTGTTCGGTAGGGTCAACGTCAACTTCTTGGACCGTTATATCCTGAACCTGACGGGTAGGCGTGACGGTTCTTCCCGATTTGGGCCGGGCAGGCAGTTCGGCAATTTTGGGGCCATTGGATTGGCCTGGTTGTTTTCGGAGGAAAAGCTTTTTGCCAATAGCCCTTTGTTGAGCTTTGGGAAGCTTCGTGGCAGCTATGGGACCACGGGCAGTGACAATATCGGGGATTACCGCTTTCTGGACACCTATGATGTGACGGGTTTTGATTACAACGGTATCAGCATTTTGGAGCCCACGGGCATTTTCAATCCCTTGTTCGGATGGGAGTCGAACACAAAATTGGAAGTGGGTCTGGAACTGGGATTCTTTCGTGATAGGTTGCGATTGGAGACCTCCTTTTTTCGGAACCGCTCCAGCAACCAGTTGATCGGTATCCCCTTGGCAGCGACAACTGGTTTTTCGGAACTGACCGGAAATTTTGATGCCACGGTTGAGAATACCGGGGTGGAGGTAGATTTCAATGCGATGATGTTCCAAGGAAAGGATTTTGGATGGTCCACCCGCTTTACCTTGACGGTCCCCAAAAATAAACTGTTGGCCTTTGATGGTCTGGAAGATTCCACCTTTGCCGATCGCTACATCATCGGGGAGCCCTTGACCATCGTTCGATTGTACGAATCCCTTGGGGTGGACCCTGAAACGGGCATCTACCAATTCGAGGACTTCAACGGGGACGGGGAGATCACCAGTCTTGGCGACCGGGAGTGGTTGGAGGACCTTGCCCCGGAATTCTACGGGGGTTTTGGGCAAAATATCCGATGGGGCAATTTGGGGCTGGATTTCTTTTTCCAGTTCAAGAAACAAAAGGCCTATAATGAGCTCCGGGCGTTTGCGGTGCCAGGAGCGCGCAGGAACCTGCCCATCCGTTTGTTGGATCGATGGCAAGAGCCGGGTGATGAGGCCACCGTACAATTGGCCTCTGCCGGACTTGCTCCCGGGGAGGACACGGGAGCACTGCAGTCCAGGAGCAATGCGGCGGTATCGGATGCATCCTTCATCCGTCTTAGGAACATCACCCTCAATTATAGGATCCCCAATCTGGGCAATCGCTTGGACATCAATGTATACCTACAGGGACAGAACCTTTGGACGATCACCGACTATACCGGGCCCGATCCGGAGCAGCCCTCCACCGTGCGTTTACCGCAGTTACGGCAGTTGACCTTGGGACTACAGTTGGGATTTTAACCTTATACAAATGAATT
It includes:
- a CDS encoding restriction endonuclease subunit S gives rise to the protein MEEQKRVPKLRFAEFSGEWNYEQLENHIDLLSGYAFKGDDISEDKTGTPLLRGINITEGHIRHSEDIDRYYTNEIEKLKKYILKENDLVLGMDGSKVGKNVALINVADEGSLLIQRVSRVRAKKTSDIRFIYLNIFSSRFHRYVDVVNTSSGIPHISAKQIKEFKIGFPSLTEQQKIASFLSSVDKKIAQLQQKQCLLEDYKKGVIQKILSYKKRLEKFKDDEIRKGKLKDFGYFYYGKGAPKSTIKPDAETPCVRYGELYSTYGEEIKEIKSFTNVKPENLKFSKGGEVLVPRVGEDPLDFANCSYLPLSGVAIGEMISVYNTAENGLFLTYYINSMLKKQLAKRVEGGNVSNLYFRYVEEIEIAIPSVEEQTQIANFLSAIDTKIAVVSTQIEKTQKFKKGLLQQMFV
- a CDS encoding DUF2188 domain-containing protein produces the protein MAKKTDRSKLTGKFTKAASSNSNRVHVVPSKDGWSVKKEGATRSTAVRPTKEGAIKAAKNVKSAERIVVHKKDGTIQSNKKKR
- a CDS encoding helix-turn-helix transcriptional regulator gives rise to the protein MGKLKPEDIALNNKIAHRIKELRINADPNQKRFAENNDLERQTLNRWESVNDNRGVSIHTISRFCRMVNISLKDFFASDSFKNQ
- a CDS encoding PD-(D/E)XK nuclease family protein → MIFTNEKKLIRDAKRIIAHHNEVSRLKGENFNVFSILKMEHKENGTHSAFLGELLQPKGSHLKGNLFLKLFLETVGDSTIDLDKARVRLEKDIGKRDDVNLKGGRVDIYITDQVNSICIENKIYAADQNVQLQRYCNHNKENNTVYYLTLGGSDASEASKGDLVADKDYYLISYKNDIIEWLEACLKESAEDPILRESIKQYIILLKKLTNQLTDKAMEKEMHRLVKENYNAAQTISNLISDVELEMTKQFVDEVAERLKKELNDHWRIVVDDDLSQPWKGITITNDKWPENISIKLEGESKIPWQKSIFGIIATKDKVERTPLKAALGQHEYFQSDFRESNIWPYYRYILYFDNVSDRSKLFNASEREDIIERVKAKLLEICEVSEDSLASMKGKS
- a CDS encoding SusC/RagA family TonB-linked outer membrane protein — encoded protein: MKILWIDANRISLFLIINMLLALWPSETLEAALASPPQATVTGAVTDADGNPLVGVGVQVVNTQRGTITDMDGSFTIQANPEDTLYFSIIGFKPLKVGIKARNVVNVQMEEDVTQLGEVVLNAGYYTVSKRERSGNIATIKAEMMEKQPVGNPLAAMQGQLSGVNIVQNTGVPGGGFTIDIRGRNFINGASDPLFIVDGVPISSQSLGSNDVSGQILGGNTSPLNAINPNDIESIEVLKDADATAIYGSRGANGVVLITTKKGRVGETRFNAQMSSSLGRVTNFLDLLNTQQYLELRREGVVNDGFGDFLDNPAFDFAWPDIKTWDNDRYTDWQDELIGRTAYRNNLQLSVSGGSERTQFLISGSYLKETTVFPGDANYKKANVNSNISHQSDNGRFKINLSTLYTREDNLMPRSDLTNVAYTLEPNAPEIYDGEGNLNWEDNTFDNPYAALEEQYGQASHTLISNALLSYALLPDLEVRTSLGYNRYQLDSYRTLPSSAVNPGRGLTPQTYSSLTLNSADRESWIVEPQISWKPRWNTFDVEVLLGSTFQKETAQQFVQRGTGYPNDLLIQNLAAASTVEVLGDTDSEYAYTAVFGRVNVNFLDRYILNLTGRRDGSSRFGPGRQFGNFGAIGLAWLFSEEKLFANSPLLSFGKLRGSYGTTGSDNIGDYRFLDTYDVTGFDYNGISILEPTGIFNPLFGWESNTKLEVGLELGFFRDRLRLETSFFRNRSSNQLIGIPLAATTGFSELTGNFDATVENTGVEVDFNAMMFQGKDFGWSTRFTLTVPKNKLLAFDGLEDSTFADRYIIGEPLTIVRLYESLGVDPETGIYQFEDFNGDGEITSLGDREWLEDLAPEFYGGFGQNIRWGNLGLDFFFQFKKQKAYNELRAFAVPGARRNLPIRLLDRWQEPGDEATVQLASAGLAPGEDTGALQSRSNAAVSDASFIRLRNITLNYRIPNLGNRLDINVYLQGQNLWTITDYTGPDPEQPSTVRLPQLRQLTLGLQLGF
- a CDS encoding type I restriction-modification system subunit M: MSEEQKKLLETQLWNIANELRGKMDADEFRDYILGFIFYKYLSEKQYLYANTLLETEEIKDYLLVTDTGDLEAIKEESLLKLGYYLKPDELFSSIAKKGNANTENESNFILADLESILNSIEQSTMGTESEDDFNKLFEDLDLNSTKLGRSTEARNSLISKVLFHLDKIDFALEDTEADVLGDAYEYLISQFASGAGKKAGEFYTPQQVSKILAKIVTTGKKRLKSVYDPTCGSGSLLLRVSREVPVDDFFGQELNRTTYNLARMNMILHDVHFRHFDIRQEDTLEQPQHLDMRFEAIVANPPFSAKWKGKNNPLNENDERFSQYGRLAPTSKADFAFVQHMLYQLAENGTMACVLPHGVLFRGSAEGTIREYLIKELNYLDAVIGLPANVFYGTSIPTCILVLSKCRVHNDDILFIDASQGFEKDGNKNKLNAAHIDAIIDTYRTRSAQGKFSYVASLDEVADNDYNLNIPRYVDSFEEDEPVDLDAVANELQALEKDMAETDAVIADFCKQLNLKTPF